Below is a genomic region from Cloeon dipterum chromosome 2, ieCloDipt1.1, whole genome shotgun sequence.
aattttctaaatttggaCACTCAGATTATACAAATGATCGCAGCTGAAGCTCCGAACGTTCAGTCACTGATAATAAACGGACGAAATTCAACgaccaaaatatataattaccATTACCACACTTTAAATCAAGTCGAACTTGAAGCGATTTGTAGTCTGAGCAAGCTCAAAAAGCTCGAGCTGCCAGTGTTTGTGGGAGTAGTTTTCTCTGATCTGATGCAGATTTGCGAGACTCTTCAGTTTTTGGAACATGTTGACGTCAGGATTCATGACGCATACGTGGATTTATCGAATATCGACCAATTCAAACGAAGCTTTTCTCGTTTGAGagtgtttcatttttcactgtctcgatttttttatcgatccCAAAGACTGATGCATTTGTGCATTGAACACCTGCCGAAGCTTCGATTGATGAACCTGTTGGATTTTAACGATTTTGATATTCCTGAAGTTATTGATGTACATAATCTACCCTCGGAAACCTCCTCATTGATGAATTTGGCCGTCTGTCCACCTACGCTGCCCATTCACCAGCTTTTCCCGGAATTGAGACATCTTTCGGTAAAACAGAAACGTTTTTAGCCACCATATAAATGCTGCTATTGATGGGcggtaaatcgatttttttcagttacCTTCTTGAAGCTTTAAATAGagtcatattaaaaaatatatatagagtCAGTTTAGCTAATTATGATCATTCATCAggttaatttcaattgaattagTCAAGGATGAAACATATAGaaagcattattttgtttcacacCCCTTTTCACCACAAAGTACTTTTTGTAGGAGTAAAATGGCATTCGGCATTTATATAAACTGGCATACTTATCTCTggttaaaaatcatatttgaataatccaataaatattatttcagattTGCTGGCCTCGAATATCGCATATCAATGAGCGCAGGATCGATACCttgcttaatttttccaaactaGAGAGTCTTCATGTTGATTTATCTTTCCCTTcagaaattttcttcaatcaaTTGTTGGATCGTTACGGGTTAAATCTGAGGAAACTTGTTATTAGCATCATTCAATTCAAGCTACGAATGGGAGATATTATGAAATGTTGCAAGAAGTTAGAAAGGCTCGCTTTTCATCACGCTTTTTTTTCTGACCAGCCGTTGATGTCAACACAAACTTTTGCCGAGTTAAAGGAGCTGACGTGGAATATTCCAATTTGGTAAGAGATTGCACGAAACTCATCCGACTCCTatctaataaaatgtttattttatagtgAGAACAATAATTACGGTCAAAATCTCCTACACCTTCTCTCTTCACCAAAACTGGAAAAGGTCTCTCTAACCTTGGACAAGGCGTCAGGAACTGACCCTGCCATCCTGAAGGAAATCTCAAATTTGATTGCCAATGGACAAATTCTTCGCGAGTTGAAGAGTTTAATCATTTACTTCTTCTACCAAAGTATAAGACCCGGAGAAACTGGATTTGTCCGACTGTTGGAAGCAGTGAACAGTCTGGTAACGAATGCCTGCGCCTTTCTCCCGAAATTTACTTGGATCGTCTTAAAACCTTACGAGAAGAATTACAAGACACCGTATGATGACTCACAAGTGAATGAGTTCAATATCCCTATTAATTCACAAAGAGAATTTTGCCACGACTTCAGGAAGTTTGGAAAGCCCGACCTCGCCAAGTTCCTGTTCGCCTGCAGAGCGGGCAGGCCactttaaaatgttcaattattgatttttggtGTATCTCATACGAATTTACGCATTAACGCTGAATTTATGCTTGTCCGAATgaagtaaaaatgaatttatgtcTGATGGCTtccttttatttgatatttgacAGAAATATAATCATAGTAAATgcagtcaaaaattaaaacaaataaatagtcAAGCTGGCAGGTGTGGAGATTTTGATGTAATGAAACTTTCTTCTACTTGAGGGCCAGATCTacttaaaaacatttcttcCCCTACCTTTGGGAGCCTGTTTCTCTCTCTTGCCAGAGTGATGCACCTTCGGAGTCGCGGCACCCTGagaaaagcatttaaatttcagaagtCAGTaataaagaattccaacaTGGACATACATTTCTTGCTTTGTTTGGAGTTTTCTGCTCCTGAGCCTTGGGAAGCTTGACCTGTTTCTGAGGGGTTTGCAATTTCTTCTTTGCAGGCTGTGGGACCTCCACGTCTGATTCTTCACTATCATCTCCGTCCGAGTCCAGTTCATCGTCATCGCTCTCCTTCCTGACATACTCATCAGAGTCtgcagaattaattattaaaaatcctcctcatttaattgatattaaaaccAACCTTCTTCCTCCTCTAACTCGGAATCTTCCTCACTTTCAACGCTGTCACTGTCTTCTGCCATGTCATCAGACTCATCCTCGTCTTTGTCATCGCTGTCCAAGATTAGTGGCAGAGTTTTcagctttttcttcttcttcttgtcaGCAATGGGCATCAATTGAGGCGCTTCCtctgaaattttacaaaataaaaaatccatatCAAGCGGTTCTCatgttttaatatataaaattaaatttatataaataaaataatcttgaaaatttagttttcatcCGAGTTAGGCTTGTCACCTGTCCTCTTGCCCTCTTGAAGTGACAATCCTGACTCAGAACtacctatttatttttcccaattaaattaaataatgcccACCATCCTCCTCGTCCTCCTCTTCACTCTCCTCAAAATCGCTCGGCACGAAGAAACCGGACAGGGTGACCTTGCCATATCCACACAGAGAAAACACAATTTCCTGGCCTCTCAGGAAGTTCAGgtcaagctgctgctgcaggacGTGATGCTTCGCCTGCAGGTTGCAAAGCACAAACTCACTTTCTCCCACCAACAAGATGACGGTCACTTCCTGACCtgccgaaattaaaaattaataattcctaaagaaaaattcaattaatgttTCATACTTGATGGAACTCGCAAGTCCAACGCAGCCATGGAAATGTGAAAAGAGTAGCGCACCTTCTGCACATACTTCTTGCCTCTCTCCAAAGTCAGTCCTGCAAAAGagatttttcttgaattattaattcaccGAAACATGGCGCGTCGCCGTCGCCAGTTTTAGGCAAAATAGCGTCTCGTGTCGCCGAGCAAGCGATGCATCGGGCATCTTGCCTGACTGTTTGAGTGCAACAGGCCGAGATTGCGGCCGAATCGTCGGCAGAATGGCCAAAATGGCGAGAGATCCACAAATAATGCACATTGCCGGCTAAAACGGCTCATCGAGAAAGGCGAATGAAACTTACCCCAAAACATAGTTGATTATGGCTAATTAAACGGTAGGAATGGAAGCACTAATTGAAGCTAAAGCTCAGGAAAGAATTTTCAACGGCACACTTGCTGTcttgcttaaattaaaataagcaggAATAAATTAGACGAAGGAAAATGCAGCCTGTTCGCCTGTTGGGCCTGTTGTCAGTGTTTGTGTGGGAAACTCAAGATGGCCGCCGGCGCTCTGACTGCTGGGCTCAAGTTTCGCGCcaaattctcaaaaattagAGATTAATCagatgaaaattcaattttataagattcaaaatccaaaattgaGTTTCAAACGTATTTTAATGATAGAACGACTCTTTTGgagttataaatttgaatatatttttcaacactTTTGCTTTAGGCGGGAAAATTCCGATGAATTGACGACTCCTCAGGGAGAgcaattatacaaaaaattctggcaattgaccagttgcataaacccttcgtgttcgaagccgccaacagatggcgccaccgtataccttcaatttttaaggcacttccgctgcggtTTCAGACcgctcaatctagctattttgcatttttcaattaatttgctttttttgacgtgctgaaatccaaaattggttaagccattcaccgtagaaacgttggaaatttttttttttatttcaaaaaatggtttttcacgattctacggcgattggctgaaccgattttggttttcagcacgtcaaaaaaaagcatgttaattgaagaatgcacaacTTTCCACGCGTGAGCTTAAAATGAGTGCTTAATCTTTTCTGTCATTTTAACAAGAGGGGGAAAATTTCACAGTTCTTctactcaattaaaaaaggctcAAGAATTAAAGGGGAGCGATAGAGTGAAATAAtggataattatttgaattgttgcatTCTGTTaatctataaataatttgttattcaATTTGGAACAATAATAAAGAACCTTGCtaaagtagaaaaaaataatattttctacaaaatttgaacaaatttgctAGGCAGATTTCTAAAATATCTTCGAGataatttggtatttttaaataaaaccagcaAGAAGACATTATAAACAGCAAATAACGATATAATCAAGTTCACTAATTGTAACTAAACCcacataaatgttttattcaaaaaggGACAGTGCTAAAAAGTATGCAGTTCACAGGAGAAAAAGGCCACCGTAATTAATGTTCATATTTGCAATTACTGGAAAAGCttgattaaatcaaattaaaatttcatatttaaccTGTACCACgatttattggaaattaaatttacaaagatTGCAGAATAAACTTGTAATTATAAATGAAgaataaaagtggaaaaaggATAGGTGGAgtgtacagaaaatttgtttacacaTGCAAGGTTtaatgaatggaaaaaatacagtaGCATACAATCTATCTATAAGGACATAATAatcttgagaaaaaaaaacagtattcTGAAACAATAACCTCTGAACATATTTTAACCGATGATACCTCCTCTCGACGTTGAACGCACATTTTTCACGCGCTGCTCATGCCATGAATCGCTAATAAATGGGTTTTCAACCACCATTCACccattgattttccacacacCTTACatgatttcagatttttgctcAGCAAATGAGTGTTTCTTTTGTGTGAAGCCAGAAAATAGGAAGAAATAAACTTCTTCTGGCACTCACCGCATTCGAATTTGCgttcaatcaaattgtgttCAACAGCCAAGTGGTTTTTCAAGTTTGCAGAATTAGTGAACCTTTTTTGACAGTGAGCGCAATGCTTCAAATTCAGTCTCTTGTGAAAGTGAATCAGGTggattttcagtatttttgcacttttgtagtaccttttgcacggctcgcacttgaatccaaattttttgtgctgcaaaccTCGCCAGGAATTGTTTCTGTGTTTCCTTTTCACGTGGTAATCCAACaaagcatgaattttaaatgcctttgggcacttgtcacatttgAGGAGAGTTTGTTTGCATGTTTTATAGTGCAACtggtacaaacctgagcatTCAAATTCTTTCTTGCAGCGCGCGCAgttctttcttttcaaatggcgactCATCAATCCAACAGTAACttctgaattgcaaattgagcacacccgaaatttatgattttgtcTTACATGTTTTGCTAGATGCTGCTTGgtggaaaacattttgtggCATTTGTCGCACTTGATCGTCTTTAGCAAATGAAAACGAGTTACGTGAAACGACATATTCCCTTTAGATTTAGATTTGAACGTGCAATGGTGGCATTTGAAGACTTTTGCCTCGTCTTCTTCTTTGTGAACGGAATCAAAGTGGACAATCATTTCAGGTTCAGATTTGAAATAACAGAGGCAACCCAAGAATTTGCAAATAACTCGATACTCAGAATGAACACGACGAATATGCTTTCTGAAGTTGGAGGAGGAGGATTGCCGAAATTCTTTCgcgcaaaaattgcacttgatcAATTTCTTTGCTTTGGACTTTTGATGCACTTCCTTGGTGTGTTTGTCCTTTTCTTCGACAGTGAGGAAATATGTGCCACAATTACGATAGTCGCACCTGATGGCATTctcatgcatttttttcacgtGACTACTAATTTTTGTGGAAAGTAGCCCACAGTAGACACATTTCTTCTTGCTATTTCCATTGTTAGTCTTTCCCTCATGTTCGTCTT
It encodes:
- the LOC135936665 gene encoding 46 kDa FK506-binding nuclear protein-like; protein product: MFWGLTLERGKKYVQKVRYSFHISMAALDLRVPSSQEVTVILLVGESEFVLCNLQAKHHVLQQQLDLNFLRGQEIVFSLCGYGKVTLSGFFVPSDFEESEEEDEEDEEAPQLMPIADKKKKKKLKTLPLILDSDDKDEDESDDMAEDSDSVESEEDSELEEEEDSDEYVRKESDDDELDSDGDDSEESDVEVPQPAKKKLQTPQKQVKLPKAQEQKTPNKARNGAATPKVHHSGKREKQAPKGRGRNVFK